CCAGGCGAGCACCAGCCGCAGCGCGTCCCCCGTGTCCCGCCACCCCCACGTGTCCTGGCCCCGGGCGGCGCGCAGCTCCGCGAGGTCCGCCTCCACCTCCTCCGCGCGCTCGGGTCCGAGCACGCGCACCAGCAGCGCCTCCAGCCACCGGGGCGGGCCGTTCACCGGGCGGCTCCCGGCGTGGGATCGATGCCCTCCCACATGGCCAGCAACGCCTCCCGTGAGGCCACCAACGCGCTCCACGCCTCCGGCTGCACGCGGAAGAAGCGCTTGGCCCGCCCTCCGCGCTCGGGCGTGGGCTCCCCCAGCTCGGAGCGCACCAGGCCGCGCTTTTCCAGGCGGCGCAGCGCGACGTACGCTGCGGAGTGCTGCACGGACCGGCCCGTCCGCGCCTCGATCTCCTGCACGATGCCCACCGTGTACGCGTCACGCCCGAGGTGGACGCACGCGAGCAGGACCAGGTGTTCGAACTCCCCAAGCGCTTCGCGCGTCATGAGCCCCCTCGCCGCGCCATACGCACCCCTCCCTTAATTAGTAGCAATGCTAGGATAATACACAGCGGATCTGTGCGTCGGCAACCCCGGGGAGGGGGTGGATCGATTGGAGTCCCCGGCACCCGCGGGGCGGCTGCATTCCCCGTGGACAGACGCGCGCCGCGTGCGCTCCCGCGGAGTGGACCGGCCGGGCGTTAGCCGGGCGGCAGGCGCCCTTCGCTCGAGGCGCCGACGCCCAGCTTCTGCTCGAAGGAGACCACGTCGCGCAGACGGCGGACCTCTCCCTGGAGCTCGTCCACCTGGGCCTGCAAGCGCTTGACCTCCGCGTCGCGGGCTCCCCCGCCGGCGACCCGGCTCAGCTCGTGGATCGCGTCCAGCAGGGACTCGATCATGGGCCGGATGGCGTAGTGGACCGTGAAGCCCAGGCAGACGCTGAGCACCGGCACCACGACGAGGGTGAAGATGAGGAAGCGGCTGTCCATCGGTCGGCCTCGGCGTCGAAAGAAGGCTGCACCGCCCTACGTGCCGGCGGCCGGGATCGTTTCCCCGAGCGCCCCCGGTGTTCCACCCGCGCCTTGCTGGGATCCCCCTCCGGGTGGAACGTACCCGGATGCGCCGTCCACCTGTCCTCCGTCCGCTGGAGCCGCGCGACGGCTCCGCCTTCGAGAGCGCCTTCGCGCTGATCGGCTGGTCCAAGCCGCGCGCGCTGTTCGATCGCTACCTGGCCGAGCAGGCCGTGGGGCTGCGCTGGACCTGTGTGGCCGAGGTGAACGACGCACCCACGGGCTA
The DNA window shown above is from Gemmatimonadota bacterium and carries:
- a CDS encoding PadR family transcriptional regulator, yielding MTREALGEFEHLVLLACVHLGRDAYTVGIVQEIEARTGRSVQHSAAYVALRRLEKRGLVRSELGEPTPERGGRAKRFFRVQPEAWSALVASREALLAMWEGIDPTPGAAR
- a CDS encoding GNAT family N-acetyltransferase, producing the protein MRRPPVLRPLEPRDGSAFESAFALIGWSKPRALFDRYLAEQAVGLRWTCVAEVNDAPTGYLTVAWRSADPELAARAIPEIVDLNVLPQHRRKGLGSSL